acctcccttctaCATAGATATGATTCACATTACAACTTGAAGttatattataatacttgcacctctggtgcatacacaattcgGTGGGAGATTCATGTTGATTTCTTATGAggatggtactcttctaactgactttatcgtagaccattatagaatatggctactgtactatttCTCTTGTACCTTTGATATTAAAGAGTggtcctgcaatgttctcaatcacgatttctataattttctgggtccaataatcagactcctaatttacttcgttgttgtaactctttagtttcctcttccttctgatcagccttcatgtaggcttaagctatcttccgatatgTGACTCACAATATTATTCATTACTTTAGCCTTACATGGacactatggaatatccatgatataattttctaacaattcaatcatttgtctatgacttgggctcaattctttcttttagctTATACCAGAATCTTCTACGGATGTATGCTTGTCAACATATAtgatgcatggataatactccaaaatcttgagtgcattcataacgtaactaactctaaATCATTGATCGAATATTTCCTtccgttccttctcaactttctttaaacgtaagctattacttttcctggccTTCCTGTCTCCTTGTTGCGCATACTTAGCTTAACTTAGTTCCCACACATGCTGAAATTTTCATGCAaatcatatgatctcgaatattacttttgattttacttcccgttcattagccatggtaggtgccacatTCCTAtagagtgtatacaatattgtagtgagactgtttttacatgaccatttttTTCCTTCGAGTTGCCATGTTTAGGTTGAagctttcttccttatttttcgCTAACATctatgtctattactttattctgaaaactcgaataagacattcttttgcttttagctccccttgctccatccattggctcttcaAATTACCTAACATtatttctctactagggacgggagacacactaaggtaatatttatcccttcaaagATCCTattgcctatctttgtagtactcatatctagttgtactattttagagtgtatcgtctgggtgtctcacaaggaggtCTATtatcacatttgcaatatccttcggaaatgtcaactaacgcaaacattCTATCCACCgtttttgggtcactctaaccccaatCGGATCCTGATATctgtccttctcttatactacttctgttagcttcCATGTGGCATAAATGAGataggtgtggccaattgtacatatcTCTGCTaccgttgaaggtaactcaaaattctTATATCTCCattcctgaatggtaaataatgataatctttattaactgggtacctcatacccttcttcaccttgcttcttttacttgttgaaacttgtgtcCACCTTCCGATTCTGTTATTCCTTTTTTACCGTAAGAGTAGATAAGTATTCTTGCCTTAAAACTCCTTATCAAGAAACTTACACCTTCTAGTACACGCATggtctgctgaagacctcacatttacttatcataagcatgatgcaaaatcgagttcttcTTAATCAACACTTCCACAACTACATCTCTTACCGACCATCTTTCTGATTATaggcatcgttgtattacgaataagatcaaatttaggaaattgagttcttacaactgagatcTACCACACGAtcaagagtaagaagaaagagtgacagtcctaaaagCCCTGTAGCCTcatgtttataagtgtggtgaacgacacacccataaacaagactctactagacacgacttgtagactccctaggacagaactgctctaataccacttttgtcacgacccaaaccgatgggtcgcgacgggcacccggtaccttactcaaccgagtaccaacgtaacgtatctttcgtatcattctatcatAGGTTAATGAGCTGGAGTAAAGCATGATGGAATGCAAACTTACACATATGATATACtcgcctataagaccaaaattacactgaacataggtcgacaaggccgtacaatatttcacgtacatgacatatgtctacaagcttctaagagtaaataaatgtcattaaggtcgggacagggccccgccatactaatcaatacatgtactaatcatactgaccacataagaaactccagagcaaatggagcacaccaacatcttccgctgagctgatagcctacttggaggactctcaacctgtctatcgggacctgcgggcatgaaacacaacatccccaggcaaaagggacgtcagtacaaataatgtaccaagtatgtaaggaatgaaaatcagtaaataatagacatgagagaaacatggagtaaaagactcgacatgtaagtctaaataaTTCTGTACATCAGGAAATActcatagtgtcatgcatatgcgtatgaatgtcatgttgTGCATAGGTACatatgttcataacatcatcaagccactgagggcatcccatcacatcatctcggccactgtgggcaaaatcatcaacatataccagctgatcaggtggtggtgcgtatataacgtcgtaaccttttcctatatcccatatacatatattatacatatatacgcgtatataacgtcgtcttgtcatgggtcaatgtacatgcataaatgaatgtaatgcatgagaagtacgtcaataaaatctttcggaataTCATAAGACCATTATCGAACTACTTGACAATTGAAATTTAAGTAAGTTACTAATAAGCTAAGTATTAATTACTCGCCTACTACACGTGCAATATGGTAAAGCTAATTAAGAATTTCAATGCACCAAACTCCAGACTAACCTTAACCATTATTCCTACATAAGGAGGAGAATCTaggtaataaaaaaaaaatgtacATTTGGATATTTCACTTACTATTCTccccataataataaataaaaaattatatatggGGAAGTTTTAGCAAAACAACGTAGATATCATTTGAAAAAGTTGGGAAAAATATCTTGAAACTGCTAACTTTAACTTTTATAATATTGCAAAATGAATATTTCTTTAAGACAAGAAATAGAGTTTTAGAATTTCTACGATCTCCAATTCAAgtatacatatgacatacaacCCAAATAATGATAATAAATTGATATAATGTATACAAAATCCCGCATATTGCTGAATATCTAGTGCTCTACAAGGTTTGGCCATGCAATTACACAATTCATATTcttaaagaatgaaaaatatgaaatgttTGTATTTCTCATAGAACGTATAATATCATGtaacaaactttatcaacttacttATTTTTTTGAGATCCATgagcagatgatagaataataagacatggaaattcaagaacatagacatctctaatacttctatgaatagagtcatttatggaagttgtgcatttgctcgtttcgttcgtgtcgtatagatcatgccaaaaagaaaaaagggatagccttaacatacctgagtccattctcttgagaaagattataccgtacTCCTTTaatattgcaaaatctcacgttaatttgaattgttgaaggtTTGGGCGTTGCTTATATGATATATAATATGCAAATACATATTAGAGAAATGATTTAACGTTACTTTTGTGTAAGGAAAGCTTGCTGAACTCTTTCTTAAGAGATGTAGGAAatgattttgatttttgagatgTTATTCTTAACTTTAGGTGGGCCCCTCATTGCAAGCTTAGTGTCACTTTAAGGTGTGACACATTTTCACTTTCATTAATAGTCATTAGAGAACTTAGGAAGGCTTGCCACGTTGGGGGGCGGGGGTTTAAGTCTTATCCTAAgtttattaattaattacccactaactttaattaacttgttaattcccCCATTAACTAataatccacataattaagaattatctcaaattacttaaaatcttactcacttttaacacactttatacacctcactatcatggtcatgtggtaccttgaaTGACATTATTCTATAactacggggtattatagcttgggccgtattttatcccaaaatgtcaaacttcgacgaaatttatttttttctttgatttgcttgtcCTCTCACATTCATAAATTTACTCATcaattgtttgaaatagcataatgctataatctcaaaataatcccattttcgaacttacgtcaattaacttacgacgaaactttaacacacgaaaatgcgggatgtaatattttattttcgatattccatcaatttacttatagtgtacttttacgtacgaaaatatggggtgtaacagtaaCAGGGCAAAAAGCTATGTCATTCATGGGTGGGTCCTCCAGATACAATCAAATCATAATGTCTCTAAAAGATGAAGAGTGTACTGCTTTTCGAACTCCAAAAGGAATATATTGCTACAAAGTGACGCCCTTCGGTCTAAAGAATGCTGGTGCCACCTTGAAGACCTTCGAATTATTTTTGAAAGGTTAAGAAAATTCGACCTAAAGATGAATCCACTcaagtgtgcatttggagttaCCTAAGGAAAGTTTCTTGGCTTCATTGTGCGTCATCGTGGAATTGAAGTTGATCCCGTAAAGATTGACGCCATTCAGAAAATGCCCGAGCCAAAGAACTTGAGGGAGCTTCGAAGTCTACAGGGAAACTTAGCATTCATCCGGAGGTTCATCTCTAATCTGGCCGAACGATGTCAACCCTTCAATCATCTACTGAGGAAGGATATCCCTTTTCATTGGGATCAATCATATGAAAATGCTTTTGAAAGCATCAAAAGATACTTGCTAAATCCACATGTGTTAGGGGGACCAATGCTTGAGAAGCCATTGATAATCTACATTGCGGCACAAGAACGATCATTTGGGGCACTACTTGCTCAAGAGAATGATGAAGGAAAGGAACAAGCCTTGTACTACCTCAGTCGATCTCTGATAGGAGCTGAGTTGAACTACACGTCTGTTGAAAAAATATGCTTAGTGTTACTTTATACAATAAAGAAACTAAGGCATTATTTTGAAGCATACACCATCAAACTCATCTCTCGATCAGATCCTGTGAAGTTCATGATGACTCGACCTGTTCTTTCTAGACGCCTAGCAAGATGGTCCATATTGTTTAACCAATATGAGATCACATACACACCTCAAAAAGCTATGAAAGGACAAGCACTCACCGATTTTCTAGCTGATCATCTGGTGGAACGAGAGATTTCTAATGAGTTTCCAGATGAAGATGTTTTGTTCGTTGAAGAATTGCCACCATGGACAATGTTCTTTGATGGATCTGCATGTCGGAACGGTGCAAGGGCAGGTGTTGTGTTGATCTCTCCAGAAAGACCAATCTTTCCATTCTCTTTTGTTTTAGGTGAAACATGCCCCAACATGCTATAGAGTACCAAGCTTTGATCATCGGTCTTGAAATGGAATTAGACATGAAGATTCTACAGTTAGAGATATACGGCGACTCTAAGCTGACCATCAACCAACTTTTGGGGATTTACGATGTAAAGAAGGAAGATCTTTTTCCATACCACCAATATGCTTCTTGGTTACTCAAAAAATTCGACCAGGTGTTCTTAAACCACGTCCCAAGAGAAGAAAATCACATGGCTGATGCTTTGGCTAACTTGGCCACGATGATGGCACTTGGAGAGAATGAGTCAACAAAGGTACATGTGTGTCATCGATGGGTCATTCCCGGACTTCTTGATCTTCAAATCAACGAAAGTCATCATACGTCAGTTCGGGTGATTGAAGAAGAGGATTAGAGGCAACCATTGATAGAGTACCTTGAACATGGAAAGTTACCTGAGGATCTGTGACAAAGAACAGACATCAAGCGAAGGACACCACGATTCATCTTCTATAAGGGGACATTATTTCGCCGCTCTTTTGAAGGATTATTTTTGTGATGTCCTAGCAAAGAAGAAGCCCACCAAGCGATGGAGGAAGCACATTCTGGCTTATGTGGAGTACACCAATCTGGTCCTAAGCCCTATTTTTGCATCAAGAGGATGGGCTACTATTGGCC
This sequence is a window from Nicotiana tomentosiformis chromosome 5, ASM39032v3, whole genome shotgun sequence. Protein-coding genes within it:
- the LOC138892011 gene encoding uncharacterized protein, with translation MELDMKILQLEIYGDSKLTINQLLGIYDVKKEDLFPYHQYASWLLKKFDQVFLNHVPREENHMADALANLATMMALGENESTKVHVCHRWVIPGLLDLQINESHHTSVRVIEEED